The [Eubacterium] siraeum genome contains a region encoding:
- a CDS encoding galactose mutarotase, which yields MSIEKKLWGNHNGKDCCLFTLENGNMTAEITNYAGSLVKLIVPDKDGNRGDILLGYDTLDGYTAGTSSQGALVGRYANRIGGAKFTLNGKEYTLAKNDNGNTLHGGNVGFNKKVWDVKDYGENGNPYVVFSYTSVDGEEGFPGTLTLDVKYTLTADSIEICYNAVSDKDTVMNFTNHSYFNLNGTDAGNIKDHIAQIFADKYTPVSPVLIPTGEIASVKGTPFDFTAPKRIGEDMDNGKLPGGYDHNYVLGETKEMRKAAEIYSDKTGRVMTTYTDMPAIQFYISGGLGGETGKGGKEMFKNQGFCLESQFCPDSPNKPQFKPTCVYKAGEQYNFTTIYKFSVK from the coding sequence ATGAGCATTGAAAAGAAACTCTGGGGCAATCATAACGGAAAGGATTGCTGCTTATTCACGCTTGAAAACGGCAATATGACAGCCGAGATTACAAACTACGCAGGCTCGCTTGTAAAGCTGATTGTACCCGATAAGGACGGTAACAGGGGCGATATACTCTTAGGCTATGATACGCTTGACGGTTACACAGCAGGAACAAGCAGTCAGGGCGCTTTAGTCGGAAGATATGCAAACCGTATCGGCGGCGCTAAGTTCACCCTTAACGGCAAGGAATATACTCTTGCCAAAAACGACAACGGCAACACGCTTCACGGCGGTAATGTCGGCTTCAATAAGAAGGTATGGGACGTCAAGGATTACGGCGAAAACGGCAATCCCTATGTAGTGTTCTCCTACACGAGCGTTGACGGCGAGGAGGGCTTCCCCGGAACGCTGACGCTTGATGTTAAGTATACTCTGACAGCCGATTCGATTGAGATATGCTATAATGCGGTAAGCGACAAGGACACGGTGATGAATTTCACAAACCATTCGTATTTCAATCTGAACGGAACCGACGCAGGAAATATCAAGGATCATATCGCACAGATATTTGCCGATAAATACACTCCCGTAAGCCCTGTGCTTATCCCGACAGGAGAAATAGCAAGCGTAAAGGGTACTCCGTTTGACTTTACCGCACCTAAGAGAATAGGCGAGGATATGGATAACGGCAAGCTCCCCGGCGGATATGACCATAACTATGTTTTAGGCGAAACAAAGGAAATGAGAAAAGCCGCAGAGATATATTCAGATAAGACAGGCAGAGTAATGACCACCTACACCGATATGCCCGCTATACAGTTCTATATAAGCGGCGGTCTTGGCGGCGAAACAGGCAAGGGCGGCAAGGAAATGTTCAAGAATCAGGGCTTCTGCCTTGAAAGCCAGTTCTGCCCCGACTCACCCAACAAGCCTCAGTTCAAGCCCACTTGCGTTTATAAGGCAGGGGAGCAGTACAACTTTACTACCATATATAAGTTCTCGGTAAAGTAA
- a CDS encoding hemolysin family protein, whose amino-acid sequence MDADPRKPKRAVKILLAPLILLNKGLDKLLSKALGDSYYDKEETTQDNIMSMVDAGNEYGNLEDESAQLINNVFEFGDLVASDVMTHRKNIVGVDVNSSLDDIVYIALEKGFSRIPVYKENIDAIVGIIIVKDLLCLVGNENKDKLKIEDFLREAVYVPESCSCSDVFKFLTNLKSGMGIVIDEYGGTAGIITLEDIIESIMGNIEDEYDEEKDMIIPRSNGAYEVSGEADPEDVLELFGYELEEDHEYDTIAGFVTDLLGYIPEEEGEHPKVRYKDIIFKVIEVHDNCISKLIVRPCKEEELALEPKETTHFGQ is encoded by the coding sequence ATGGACGCAGACCCCCGAAAACCTAAGCGAGCGGTAAAGATACTGCTTGCACCGCTGATTTTACTGAACAAAGGTCTTGATAAGCTGTTATCAAAGGCACTCGGCGACAGCTACTACGACAAGGAAGAAACCACGCAGGACAACATTATGTCTATGGTCGATGCGGGCAACGAATACGGCAACCTTGAGGACGAATCGGCACAGCTGATAAACAACGTGTTTGAGTTCGGCGATCTTGTCGCATCGGATGTAATGACGCACAGAAAGAACATAGTCGGAGTAGATGTGAATTCATCTCTTGACGATATTGTCTATATTGCGCTTGAAAAGGGCTTTTCAAGGATACCCGTATACAAGGAAAACATTGACGCTATAGTCGGAATAATCATAGTAAAGGATCTTCTCTGCCTTGTCGGAAACGAAAACAAGGATAAGCTGAAAATAGAGGACTTTCTGCGTGAGGCGGTATATGTTCCCGAATCGTGCAGTTGTTCGGACGTGTTCAAGTTCCTGACTAATCTCAAGTCGGGTATGGGCATTGTGATTGATGAATACGGCGGTACGGCAGGTATCATCACGCTTGAGGATATAATCGAGTCGATAATGGGCAACATAGAGGACGAGTATGACGAGGAAAAGGATATGATAATCCCCCGCTCGAACGGCGCATACGAGGTCAGCGGTGAGGCCGATCCCGAAGATGTACTCGAACTTTTCGGCTATGAGCTTGAAGAAGACCACGAATATGACACTATAGCAGGCTTTGTTACCGACCTGCTCGGATATATTCCCGAAGAAGAGGGCGAACACCCGAAGGTTCGCTATAAGGATATAATTTTCAAGGTTATCGAGGTTCACGATAATTGTATATCTAAGCTGATCGTCAGACCGTGCAAGGAGGAAGAGCTTGCGCTTGAGCCGAAGGAAACAACACATTTCGGGCAGTAA
- a CDS encoding TatD family hydrolase — protein sequence MKIIDTHAHYDDRWFDEDRYEVLDRILSDNVLAIINMSVDIPTCEFSLSLTERYKNVFCAVGIHPENIADTPDNYIDILRTLAKNKKAVAIGEIGLDYHYDGYDAERQQEIFENQIKLANELSLPVVIHCRDATEDMMKILHRTTPEKFVVHCYSGSPETAKELLKLGAYISFTGVLTFKNAKKAVHSCEIIPSDRIMLETDSPYMAPVPFRGSRCDSSMMHKTAEKLAEIKGIPTEEAIKICNENAVRFFGLDIKS from the coding sequence AGATACTCACGCACACTATGACGACAGGTGGTTTGACGAGGACAGGTATGAGGTTCTCGACCGCATTTTATCCGACAATGTGCTGGCAATCATAAATATGAGCGTGGATATTCCGACCTGCGAGTTTTCTCTGTCGCTTACCGAGCGTTACAAAAATGTATTCTGTGCGGTAGGTATTCACCCTGAAAATATAGCCGACACACCCGATAATTACATTGATATACTGAGAACGCTTGCAAAGAATAAAAAGGCGGTCGCTATAGGCGAGATAGGACTTGACTATCACTATGACGGCTATGACGCAGAAAGGCAGCAGGAGATATTTGAAAATCAGATAAAGCTTGCAAACGAACTTTCCCTTCCTGTTGTTATCCACTGCCGTGACGCTACGGAAGATATGATGAAAATACTGCACCGCACTACACCCGAGAAATTTGTGGTGCATTGCTATTCAGGAAGTCCGGAAACCGCCAAGGAACTGCTGAAGCTCGGCGCATATATCAGCTTTACAGGCGTATTGACATTCAAGAACGCTAAAAAGGCGGTACATTCGTGCGAGATTATCCCAAGTGACAGAATAATGCTTGAAACAGACAGCCCCTATATGGCACCTGTGCCGTTCAGAGGAAGTCGCTGTGACAGCTCTATGATGCATAAAACAGCGGAAAAGCTGGCCGAAATAAAGGGCATACCGACTGAAGAAGCTATTAAAATCTGCAATGAAAATGCGGTGCGTTTCTTCGGACTTGATATAAAGTCTTGA